The proteins below are encoded in one region of Anabaena sphaerica FACHB-251:
- a CDS encoding DUF4360 domain-containing protein, translating into MKHQNFQNTSVKFVQTFLAAATLMTASVGPAFANDKVKILNAEYGGNGCPEGSASVNVSPDGQELSILFDKFIALGNKSAETRKSCNLSIPIQVPQGFQVSLYDADYRGYVAPSTTGRLRAEYFFAGQRGPVFSRTFRGEADYNVRDKLVTVGDVWSGCGDSVNMRVNAAMIANGQGMATVDSFDLAHRGLVYHIKYRKCK; encoded by the coding sequence ATGAAGCATCAAAATTTCCAGAATACATCTGTCAAGTTTGTACAAACTTTTCTAGCTGCGGCTACACTCATGACGGCTTCTGTCGGCCCCGCCTTTGCTAACGACAAAGTGAAAATTTTAAACGCAGAATATGGTGGTAACGGTTGCCCTGAAGGGTCTGCTAGTGTAAACGTCAGCCCCGATGGTCAAGAGCTAAGTATTCTATTTGATAAATTTATAGCTCTAGGGAATAAATCAGCAGAAACACGCAAAAGCTGTAACTTGAGCATTCCGATTCAAGTACCCCAAGGCTTTCAAGTTTCCCTCTACGATGCTGATTATCGGGGGTATGTTGCTCCCTCCACAACTGGCAGACTGAGAGCAGAGTATTTTTTTGCTGGTCAGCGTGGCCCTGTTTTTTCCAGGACATTTAGAGGCGAAGCTGACTACAACGTTCGAGATAAATTAGTGACTGTGGGTGATGTCTGGTCAGGCTGTGGCGATAGTGTAAATATGCGAGTGAATGCTGCAATGATCGCTAATGGTCAAGGGATGGCGACCGTTGACTCCTTTGACCTAGCTCACCGTGGTTTGGTTTATCACATTAAATATCGCAAGTGCAAGTAA
- the tkt gene encoding transketolase has product MAVATQSLEELCINSIRFLAVDAIEKSKSGHPGLPMGAAPMAFVLWDKFMRYNPKNPKWFNRDRFVLSAGHGSMLQYAMLYLTGYDSVGIEDIKQFRQWGAKTPGHPENFVTAGVEVTTGPLGQGIANAVGLAIAEAHLAAKFNKPDAKIVDHYTYVILGDGCNMEGISGEAASIAGHWGLGKLIALYDDNHISIDGSTDVAFTEDVSKRFEAYGWHVLHVKDGNTDLDAISKAIEAAKAVTDKPTMIKVTTTIGYGSPNKQNTAGIHGAALGSDETAATRKNLNWEYAPFEIPQDVLNHLGKAVERGATSEGEWNKTFADYKAKYPAEAAEFERFVSGKLPEGWDKVLPTYTAEDKAQPTRKHSEICLNKLAAVLPELIGGSADLTHSNLTEIKGFGDFQKGHFQNRNLHFGVREHAMGAICNGIALHGSGLIPYGATFLIFTDYMRAAIRLAALSEAGSIWVMTHDSIGQGEDGPTHQPIETLASLRAIPDLTVIRPADGNETSGAYSIAIAKSKANASTLLAFTRQNVPNLAGTSIEGVAKGAYTIVDCAGTPDIILIGTGSELSLCVTAAEKLTAEGKKVRVVSMPSSTLFDTQDAAYKESILPKAVTKRLSVEAASSFGWHKYIGTEGDTVSIDTFGASAPGGICLEKFGFTVDNVLAKAKALLG; this is encoded by the coding sequence ATGGCTGTTGCAACCCAATCCCTCGAAGAACTTTGTATTAACTCGATTCGCTTCTTGGCTGTTGATGCCATAGAAAAATCCAAATCGGGACACCCTGGACTGCCGATGGGCGCTGCTCCGATGGCTTTCGTCCTTTGGGATAAATTCATGCGGTATAACCCCAAAAATCCCAAATGGTTCAACCGCGATCGCTTCGTCTTGTCTGCTGGTCACGGGTCTATGTTACAGTATGCCATGCTGTACCTGACAGGCTACGATAGCGTCGGTATTGAAGATATCAAGCAGTTCCGTCAATGGGGAGCTAAAACTCCTGGACACCCAGAAAACTTTGTTACAGCTGGTGTAGAAGTAACCACTGGTCCTTTGGGTCAAGGTATTGCTAACGCAGTCGGTTTAGCCATAGCAGAAGCACACCTCGCCGCTAAATTTAACAAACCCGATGCCAAAATTGTAGACCACTACACCTATGTAATTTTGGGTGATGGTTGCAACATGGAAGGAATTTCTGGTGAAGCGGCTTCTATCGCTGGACACTGGGGTTTAGGTAAACTCATCGCACTCTACGACGACAACCACATCTCCATTGATGGTTCTACAGATGTGGCATTCACTGAAGATGTTTCTAAACGGTTTGAAGCTTACGGCTGGCACGTTCTGCACGTTAAAGACGGTAACACCGATTTAGACGCAATCTCCAAAGCTATTGAAGCGGCAAAAGCTGTCACCGACAAACCCACCATGATCAAGGTGACAACCACCATCGGTTATGGTTCTCCCAACAAGCAAAACACCGCTGGTATTCACGGTGCTGCATTGGGTTCTGACGAAACAGCCGCAACCCGCAAAAACTTAAATTGGGAATACGCACCTTTTGAAATTCCACAAGATGTCCTCAACCATTTAGGTAAGGCTGTAGAACGTGGTGCAACTTCCGAAGGTGAATGGAACAAGACCTTTGCTGACTATAAGGCTAAATATCCCGCTGAAGCCGCAGAATTTGAACGTTTCGTTAGCGGTAAACTGCCCGAAGGTTGGGACAAAGTTCTACCTACCTACACAGCCGAAGATAAAGCGCAGCCCACCCGTAAACATTCAGAAATCTGTCTCAACAAGTTGGCGGCCGTGTTACCTGAACTCATCGGTGGTTCTGCTGACCTCACTCACTCCAATTTGACTGAAATCAAAGGTTTTGGCGACTTCCAGAAAGGACATTTCCAAAACAGGAATCTTCACTTTGGTGTCCGGGAACACGCTATGGGCGCAATCTGTAACGGTATCGCGTTGCATGGTTCAGGCTTAATTCCCTATGGTGCGACCTTCCTGATTTTTACAGATTATATGCGTGCTGCCATCCGCTTGGCTGCGCTTTCTGAAGCTGGCTCAATTTGGGTGATGACTCATGATTCAATTGGTCAAGGTGAAGATGGTCCAACTCACCAACCCATTGAAACTTTAGCTTCTTTGCGTGCAATTCCGGATTTGACTGTGATTCGTCCTGCGGACGGAAACGAAACCTCTGGTGCTTATAGCATAGCGATCGCCAAATCCAAAGCTAATGCTTCCACTCTCTTGGCTTTCACCCGTCAAAATGTTCCCAATTTAGCTGGTACATCTATTGAAGGTGTAGCTAAGGGCGCATACACGATTGTAGATTGTGCTGGTACACCAGATATCATCTTAATTGGTACTGGTTCAGAATTAAGCCTCTGTGTCACCGCAGCAGAAAAACTCACTGCTGAAGGTAAGAAAGTGCGCGTTGTTTCTATGCCTTCTTCCACCTTGTTTGATACACAAGATGCAGCTTACAAAGAATCAATTCTACCTAAAGCAGTCACCAAGCGTCTTTCTGTGGAAGCAGCTAGTAGCTTCGGTTGGCATAAGTATATTGGGACTGAAGGTGATACCGTGAGTATTGATACCTTTGGTGCTTCCGCTCCCGGTGGTATTTGTCTGGAGAAGTTTGGCTTCACAGTTGATAATGTGTTAGCTAAAGCTAAGGCATTATTGGGTTAA